The Leptospira sp. WS39.C2 genome contains a region encoding:
- a CDS encoding HepT-like ribonuclease domain-containing protein, whose product MIEDILKAIDEFFEFVNDVTDLNQYDNDVLRKRDVERILEIIGEVVKKIPDSMRESS is encoded by the coding sequence TTGATCGAGGATATCCTCAAAGCGATTGATGAATTTTTTGAATTTGTCAATGATGTTACCGATTTAAATCAATACGATAATGATGTACTTCGAAAGAGGGATGTAGAAAGGATTTTGGAAATCATAGGTGAAGTTGTCAAAAAAATTCCGGATTCGATGAGAGAATCAAGCTGA
- a CDS encoding YqjF family protein, producing MKEPIESILNAVGHRQWPIPNHSWFWYQEWNEAIFLHYQVDGKRLRELVPLHLELDQFDGEHWVSVVAFTMDKVHPRFTFPIEFLSTFHEVNLRTYVTCDGKPGVYFLSIEAEKILPTLLARLASGLPYKHSPISRTNKTYSLHGKRCEIGIEFLKKDRIGAPTPKELWLTERFSLYRGKNPEETAMDVHHKPWELFQVEFTKLNIRYAAFGGLVDFRKPNICHYSPGVQVLAWL from the coding sequence ATGAAAGAACCTATCGAATCGATCCTAAATGCGGTTGGCCACAGGCAATGGCCCATTCCTAACCATTCCTGGTTTTGGTACCAAGAATGGAACGAAGCAATTTTTTTGCATTACCAAGTGGATGGGAAACGGTTACGAGAACTTGTACCATTGCATTTGGAATTGGATCAGTTTGATGGAGAACATTGGGTATCGGTGGTTGCCTTTACCATGGACAAAGTACATCCAAGGTTTACTTTCCCCATCGAATTCCTTTCCACCTTTCATGAAGTGAATCTACGCACCTATGTGACATGTGATGGCAAACCTGGTGTGTATTTCCTAAGTATCGAGGCAGAAAAAATTCTACCAACACTCTTGGCCAGGTTGGCTTCGGGGCTACCTTACAAACATTCTCCGATCTCTCGGACAAACAAAACTTACAGCTTGCATGGGAAACGTTGTGAAATCGGAATCGAATTTTTAAAAAAAGATAGAATAGGCGCTCCCACTCCGAAAGAACTTTGGCTTACGGAACGGTTTTCTTTGTACAGAGGGAAAAACCCAGAGGAAACAGCAATGGATGTACACCACAAACCTTGGGAATTGTTCCAAGTAGAATTCACGAAACTTAATATTCGTTATGCGGCATTTGGCGGCCTTGTTGATTTTAGGAAACCAAATATATGTCATTACTCTCCGGGAGTGCAAGTGCTTGCTTGGTTGTGA
- the lpdA gene encoding dihydrolipoyl dehydrogenase: protein MSNSNHFQVIVIGGGPGGYVAAIRAAQLGLQTCVVERDKLGGVCLNWGCIPTKALLESAHVLEHLKEASKFGISADNVKADFEAIIKRSRSVADQMAKGVEFLMKKNKVTVVNGDASFTNAKTIEVKSNTGETSTLTADFFILAVGAKNKALPFLPFDGKRVLSAREAMVEPKAIPNLAIIGAGAIGVEFADFYASMGSKVTIIEFQDHLLPNEDKEISGVLERSFKKRGIEQYLSYGVETATVSDKGVELTLLDRNSAKKEKLNFDKLIVGVGITPNTTDIGLDAIGVKLKNGFVEYVGNYRSTVDHIYAIGDCIPTPSLAHVASAEGIRAAEDISIRMGNPHHIQIQRLNYAYIPGCTYCHPEVASVGLSEDKAKAMGHEIKIGKFPFTASGRAQAQGDTTGMVKIITDAKHGEILGAHIIGPGATELIAEVTLGANMEITVRELANTIHAHPTLAEGIMESAAAVLGEAINI, encoded by the coding sequence ATGTCCAATTCAAACCATTTCCAAGTGATCGTAATTGGAGGAGGGCCTGGTGGTTATGTCGCCGCCATTCGTGCTGCCCAACTCGGTTTACAAACATGTGTCGTTGAACGCGACAAACTCGGCGGAGTTTGTTTGAATTGGGGTTGTATTCCCACCAAAGCTCTGTTAGAAAGTGCTCATGTTTTAGAACATCTCAAAGAAGCCTCCAAATTTGGAATTTCGGCAGACAATGTCAAAGCTGATTTTGAGGCCATCATCAAACGTTCACGGTCAGTTGCAGACCAAATGGCAAAAGGTGTCGAGTTTCTCATGAAAAAAAACAAGGTCACCGTTGTGAACGGAGATGCTAGTTTTACAAATGCAAAAACCATAGAAGTAAAATCAAATACTGGTGAAACCTCAACTCTTACGGCAGACTTTTTTATTTTGGCAGTGGGTGCCAAAAACAAAGCCCTACCTTTTTTGCCTTTTGACGGTAAACGTGTGTTATCTGCAAGAGAAGCAATGGTAGAACCCAAAGCCATTCCCAATTTGGCGATCATTGGCGCTGGTGCCATTGGTGTTGAGTTTGCTGATTTTTATGCGAGTATGGGATCCAAAGTCACCATCATCGAATTCCAAGACCACCTGCTTCCCAATGAAGACAAAGAAATCTCTGGGGTACTCGAACGTAGTTTTAAAAAAAGAGGGATTGAGCAGTATTTAAGTTATGGTGTGGAGACAGCAACTGTCTCAGACAAAGGCGTCGAACTTACGTTACTTGATAGAAATTCCGCTAAAAAAGAAAAATTAAACTTTGATAAGTTGATTGTCGGAGTGGGGATCACACCGAATACAACTGACATTGGCCTCGATGCAATTGGAGTGAAATTAAAAAATGGGTTTGTGGAATATGTTGGAAACTACAGATCTACAGTGGATCATATTTATGCAATAGGTGATTGTATTCCGACACCTTCGCTTGCCCATGTGGCAAGTGCGGAAGGGATTCGTGCGGCAGAAGATATCTCCATTCGTATGGGAAATCCTCACCACATCCAAATCCAACGATTGAATTATGCCTACATCCCTGGTTGTACGTATTGCCATCCAGAAGTGGCAAGTGTGGGTCTTAGTGAAGACAAAGCAAAAGCTATGGGTCACGAAATCAAAATTGGAAAATTTCCGTTTACAGCAAGTGGACGAGCCCAAGCCCAAGGGGACACAACCGGGATGGTAAAAATTATCACCGATGCCAAACATGGCGAAATTTTAGGAGCCCATATCATTGGCCCTGGGGCAACTGAGCTTATCGCAGAGGTAACATTAGGTGCGAATATGGAAATTACCGTGAGAGAACTTGCAAATACCATCCATGCTCATCCGACGTTAGCGGAAGGGATTATGGAAAGTGCTGCGGCAGTGCTTGGTGAGGCGATTAATATATAG
- a CDS encoding antitoxin, which yields MAHSSKVFISGNSQAVRIPKEYQISEKELYIQKVGNTLFLFPKSDPWKAFEESLNEFSDDFMSDGRSQPENQIREDF from the coding sequence ATGGCACATTCATCAAAAGTATTTATTAGTGGAAACAGCCAAGCGGTACGCATCCCAAAGGAATATCAAATATCCGAGAAAGAATTATATATACAAAAAGTTGGAAACACACTTTTTCTTTTTCCGAAATCTGATCCTTGGAAAGCATTCGAGGAAAGTCTTAATGAGTTTTCTGATGATTTTATGTCGGACGGAAGATCTCAACCCGAAAATCAAATTAGGGAAGATTTTTAA
- a CDS encoding winged helix-turn-helix domain-containing protein yields MILDGIFGNKTASRVLLHLFHYNEIHTAAIAKDYGVASTPIRMQLERFEKTGIIVAKNVGRTRVFSFNQKSPFVKPIKAILEIFYHSLTMEEKEKIFSTRRRPREKGKPVYGRT; encoded by the coding sequence ATGATCCTTGATGGAATATTTGGAAATAAAACTGCATCGAGAGTATTGTTGCACCTATTTCATTACAATGAAATTCATACGGCCGCAATTGCGAAAGACTATGGCGTAGCTTCTACACCTATCCGAATGCAATTGGAAAGATTTGAAAAAACCGGTATCATTGTTGCTAAAAATGTAGGAAGAACCAGGGTTTTTTCCTTTAATCAAAAATCCCCATTTGTTAAACCAATAAAGGCAATCCTAGAGATATTTTATCATTCTTTAACAATGGAAGAAAAGGAAAAAATATTCTCCACAAGAAGAAGACCTCGGGAAAAGGGAAAACCAGTTTATGGAAGAACCTAA
- a CDS encoding toxin — protein sequence MIFDWDQEKNKFLASQRNISFERIVIEIEAGALLGILEHPNSEKYPNQLILIVNIDDYAWVVPVIRTKNSFFLKTAYPSRKHTKHYLTKENLYETEID from the coding sequence GTGATTTTTGATTGGGACCAGGAAAAAAACAAATTCCTCGCATCACAACGGAATATTTCCTTTGAAAGGATTGTCATCGAAATAGAAGCGGGAGCATTACTTGGAATTTTGGAACATCCAAATAGTGAAAAATACCCGAACCAACTCATACTTATTGTTAATATAGATGATTATGCTTGGGTAGTTCCTGTCATTAGAACGAAAAATTCATTCTTTCTAAAAACAGCATATCCTTCAAGAAAACATACGAAACACTATTTAACAAAGGAGAATCTTTATGAAACTGAAATTGACTGA
- a CDS encoding alpha/beta fold hydrolase: protein MKPKTFTYKNWECAYLDSETPGPTLIFCHANGYSSGCYQYYFERLKKHYRVIAPDFIGHGRSEFTLQFKNWNVFRDQILSLLDHESLSNVTIIGHSLGGASSLLAAKKAPERFTKVLAMDPVILGWKLILLSKFLENPLAIGAKKRRTHFKSIELVRRSFRKFPAFAKFEPSIFEDYLNSCFIRTGHEDEVKLCCDPRVEAKIFGHAHFHVFKNFYGIKTENHIAIPETFEVCSPKHAKLLTKVHPKSDVTIFPGFTHFFPFEQPEATWNWMKQCLEIKEI from the coding sequence ATGAAACCAAAAACCTTTACATACAAAAATTGGGAATGTGCTTATTTAGATTCAGAAACTCCTGGGCCTACCCTAATCTTTTGTCATGCCAATGGCTATAGTTCCGGTTGTTACCAATATTATTTTGAAAGATTAAAAAAACACTACCGGGTGATTGCGCCTGACTTCATTGGGCATGGTCGTTCCGAATTTACTTTGCAATTCAAAAATTGGAATGTCTTCCGGGACCAAATCCTTTCGCTCCTCGACCATGAATCACTTTCCAATGTCACCATCATCGGCCACTCCCTTGGAGGAGCCTCATCTCTCCTCGCTGCAAAAAAAGCACCCGAACGATTTACAAAAGTATTAGCGATGGATCCCGTCATCCTTGGTTGGAAACTCATCCTACTTTCCAAATTTCTAGAAAACCCACTCGCAATCGGTGCTAAAAAAAGAAGGACCCATTTCAAATCTATAGAGCTTGTTAGGCGGTCATTCCGAAAGTTCCCAGCCTTTGCCAAATTTGAACCTTCCATCTTCGAGGATTACCTCAATTCTTGTTTTATACGAACAGGCCACGAAGACGAAGTCAAACTCTGTTGTGACCCAAGAGTCGAAGCCAAAATTTTTGGCCACGCCCATTTCCATGTCTTCAAAAACTTTTATGGCATCAAAACGGAAAACCACATCGCCATTCCCGAAACATTCGAAGTCTGTTCCCCCAAACACGCAAAACTTCTCACAAAAGTCCATCCCAAGTCGGACGTGACCATCTTCCCAGGCTTCACACATTTTTTTCCCTTCGAACAACCTGAAGCAACCTGGAACTGGATGAAACAATGTTTGGAAATTAAAGAAATCTAA
- a CDS encoding antitoxin produces the protein MKLKLTEEEKELELSFERNEWKPVSNQKNYLNQFKKAAKNTLAKDKRMNIRIAGKDIQLLKTKALEIGIPYQTLVSSILHQYVTGKLKEY, from the coding sequence ATGAAACTGAAATTGACTGAGGAAGAAAAGGAATTAGAATTATCTTTCGAACGAAATGAATGGAAGCCTGTTTCCAATCAAAAGAATTACTTAAATCAGTTTAAAAAAGCTGCCAAAAATACGTTAGCGAAAGATAAAAGAATGAATATTCGTATTGCTGGAAAAGACATTCAATTATTAAAAACAAAAGCCCTTGAAATAGGAATCCCTTATCAAACTTTAGTATCCAGTATTTTGCATCAATACGTAACGGGAAAACTAAAAGAATATTAG
- a CDS encoding multidrug efflux SMR transporter — MQFQVILFFCIAVFFNALANILIKTSSMQDKQVLPGEGFWNLVFTVFNPYFIAGLASFGLALLGYRYVLGKGLKLSLAYPVFTSSGFIIVLIASSIFFKERLNFTQWLGISFILVGVWLTALQMFDVNS; from the coding sequence ATGCAATTCCAAGTCATCCTCTTCTTCTGTATAGCTGTATTCTTCAATGCATTGGCGAATATTTTAATCAAAACATCTTCTATGCAAGACAAACAAGTTTTACCAGGGGAAGGGTTTTGGAATCTTGTTTTTACTGTATTTAATCCTTATTTCATTGCAGGACTTGCGAGTTTCGGTTTGGCGTTGTTAGGTTATCGTTATGTTTTGGGTAAGGGATTGAAGTTATCTTTGGCGTATCCCGTGTTTACTTCCAGTGGGTTTATCATTGTTCTCATTGCTTCTTCAATTTTTTTCAAAGAAAGACTCAATTTTACACAGTGGCTTGGGATTTCTTTTATTTTAGTGGGTGTGTGGCTCACCGCCTTGCAGATGTTTGACGTTAACTCTTGA
- a CDS encoding sulfatase: MSELGVPFGKEANQITSQTKPNVIWIVIDSLRGDIIGRYHVTPNLDLFAKEGIQFESHLVNAAWTRPSTLVFFTGKYASANPVNFWDYPTTKSEVEAFYRSEKKPLPKVLKDSLYQTVMVGNNPFLTDKFGLGVEVGFDSLYDFSNYSEDTKKITKKTMEVLEDVSSKKSPFFLFLNYNDPHKPYTPPPGFTNRVQTNEILDERKLNYLGEVAFVDEELGKVFAELKNKNLWDNSLILITADHGEVMHPSHAISPFTGTNTYYGHGQDLYLENIHVPLLVKLPLSQKQKTVKAMTRSIDLYPTVLDYVGLPIPQSIHGISLRPMIEGKETTKRTYYGETRFTQGYGEGKEFLLQRSYRFHELGKFWQGSVGNEFYLYFDTTKDPNQISPIRINQMANIGELKLDGKLEKKIQRFWKQIRAMEPKLPLYHLWVRPNLSDKETEIQISVPSGIIRLAKFPNSVTVEEKGRVVKIHTKDSQPFQISFEVYPDVSFPEFQVWFGKKQVPKSEIHIGYFGVTMAACSKDCDLLYESQSIRPIIHPETKVHFWKQGGQKKSYETKQELGTDALDILKKQGYVQ; encoded by the coding sequence ATGTCGGAGTTGGGGGTGCCTTTCGGAAAAGAGGCAAACCAAATCACTTCCCAAACAAAACCCAATGTGATCTGGATCGTGATTGATAGCCTTCGTGGTGATATAATAGGTCGATATCATGTGACACCTAACTTGGATTTGTTTGCTAAGGAGGGGATTCAGTTTGAATCTCATCTTGTGAATGCAGCATGGACTCGGCCATCCACTCTCGTATTTTTTACGGGAAAATATGCATCTGCCAACCCTGTGAATTTCTGGGATTACCCGACTACCAAATCCGAAGTAGAGGCCTTTTATCGTTCTGAAAAAAAACCTTTGCCTAAGGTTTTGAAAGATTCTTTGTACCAAACGGTCATGGTGGGGAACAATCCGTTTTTAACCGATAAATTTGGGTTAGGTGTGGAAGTTGGTTTTGATTCCTTGTATGATTTTTCGAATTACAGTGAAGACACAAAGAAGATAACCAAAAAAACTATGGAAGTATTGGAAGATGTTTCCTCCAAAAAAAGTCCTTTCTTTTTGTTTTTAAATTACAATGACCCTCACAAACCTTACACACCACCACCTGGATTTACAAATCGGGTTCAGACAAATGAGATACTCGACGAACGGAAGTTAAACTATTTGGGGGAAGTTGCTTTTGTGGATGAAGAGTTGGGTAAGGTGTTTGCCGAGCTTAAAAACAAAAACCTTTGGGATAACTCGCTCATCCTCATCACAGCCGATCATGGAGAAGTGATGCATCCTTCACACGCCATCTCCCCCTTTACAGGAACCAATACCTATTATGGACATGGACAAGATTTATATTTAGAAAATATCCATGTTCCACTTCTTGTCAAACTTCCTTTATCCCAAAAACAAAAAACGGTGAAGGCAATGACAAGATCCATTGATTTATACCCAACCGTCCTTGATTATGTGGGTCTTCCCATTCCCCAATCCATCCATGGTATCTCACTTCGTCCCATGATAGAAGGTAAAGAAACCACCAAACGAACCTACTATGGGGAAACACGTTTTACCCAAGGGTATGGGGAAGGAAAAGAATTTTTATTACAAAGGTCATACAGGTTCCATGAATTGGGAAAATTTTGGCAGGGATCTGTGGGAAATGAGTTTTATCTCTACTTTGATACAACAAAAGATCCGAACCAAATTAGTCCCATTCGCATCAACCAAATGGCAAATATCGGTGAACTCAAGTTAGATGGAAAATTGGAAAAAAAGATCCAAAGGTTTTGGAAACAAATCCGTGCAATGGAACCAAAACTTCCTTTGTACCACCTTTGGGTTCGGCCAAATCTTTCTGACAAGGAAACGGAGATACAAATCAGTGTTCCTAGTGGAATCATTCGTTTGGCAAAATTTCCAAATTCAGTTACGGTAGAAGAAAAGGGAAGGGTCGTGAAGATTCACACTAAGGATTCACAACCTTTCCAAATTAGTTTTGAAGTATATCCCGATGTGAGTTTTCCTGAATTTCAGGTTTGGTTTGGGAAAAAACAGGTTCCGAAATCGGAAATTCACATTGGTTACTTCGGTGTCACCATGGCTGCATGTTCCAAAGACTGTGATTTGTTATACGAATCACAATCCATTCGTCCGATCATTCATCCTGAAACCAAAGTCCATTTTTGGAAGCAAGGTGGTCAGAAAAAATCTTACGAAACAAAACAAGAATTAGGAACAGATGCTTTGGATATCTTAAAAAAACAAGGGT
- a CDS encoding DUF1554 domain-containing protein, whose amino-acid sequence MDLTVFLGIPWYSLVFLVFASAFLSACNTSKDNSDDTTLFALLLAQSTSAPCTTRCHIFLTSTGSGGRIGIGGITGADATCNGDTNRVRGKTYKAMVAIPGVREVLGNPTGTLTYTDWVLKANTFYSNSTDTSNTTGSTTTSNRIFRDSNTTMQMNFALGDNGTRFWTGITITGGNLANDVNCTNWTSSNVGVSGVTGVVGASTTTLVETTTDTCNIAKKIVCVEQ is encoded by the coding sequence ATGGATCTAACAGTATTCCTTGGTATTCCTTGGTATTCCTTGGTATTCCTTGTTTTTGCTAGTGCTTTCCTAAGCGCTTGCAACACTTCTAAAGACAATAGCGACGACACAACCTTATTCGCCCTCCTCCTCGCACAATCAACCTCCGCTCCTTGTACGACTAGATGTCATATCTTCCTAACAAGCACAGGCTCTGGTGGAAGGATTGGAATTGGTGGAATTACTGGTGCAGATGCAACATGCAATGGAGATACAAATCGAGTTCGAGGGAAAACATACAAAGCTATGGTCGCAATTCCTGGAGTTAGGGAAGTGTTAGGTAACCCAACTGGGACGTTGACATATACAGATTGGGTATTAAAAGCGAATACCTTTTATTCCAATAGCACTGACACTTCGAATACAACTGGTTCCACAACAACTTCCAACAGAATCTTTCGTGATTCCAACACTACGATGCAAATGAATTTTGCACTCGGTGATAACGGGACTCGTTTTTGGACAGGGATCACCATTACCGGAGGAAACCTTGCCAATGACGTAAATTGTACCAATTGGACCAGTTCCAATGTAGGAGTGAGTGGTGTCACAGGAGTGGTCGGTGCCAGTACAACAACTTTAGTAGAAACAACAACTGACACATGTAATATTGCGAAGAAAATTGTTTGCGTAGAGCAGTAG
- a CDS encoding type II toxin-antitoxin system VapC family toxin, giving the protein MYLIDTNICIYSIKNNPKSVVQKIKSIEPYQIKISSITVAELEYGAAKSKEFGKNKTTLIKFLSAFDIIPFTDSDAEIYGLIRATLEKTGNIIGPYDLQIAAQAISRNLILVSNNTKEFIRVSNLKLENWI; this is encoded by the coding sequence ATGTATCTGATTGATACAAACATTTGTATTTACTCAATTAAAAATAATCCAAAGTCAGTTGTTCAAAAAATAAAATCTATCGAGCCATACCAGATTAAAATCTCTTCAATTACGGTTGCGGAATTGGAATACGGTGCCGCTAAAAGTAAAGAATTTGGGAAGAACAAAACTACATTAATTAAATTCTTGTCTGCCTTTGATATCATTCCTTTCACTGATTCAGATGCAGAAATATATGGACTCATCAGAGCTACATTAGAAAAAACAGGAAACATTATTGGACCATACGACCTTCAAATTGCTGCCCAAGCTATATCTAGAAATTTAATTCTAGTTTCAAACAATACAAAAGAGTTTATAAGAGTTTCAAATTTAAAACTAGAAAATTGGATTTGA